A segment of the Lycium ferocissimum isolate CSIRO_LF1 chromosome 10, AGI_CSIRO_Lferr_CH_V1, whole genome shotgun sequence genome:
TTTACAGTAGGAGTGTCTGTCGCTTGGCAACACTTCTGCACTAatgctatttatttatttcaaggGTCTTCctgtttaattaatttatttatttcaaggGTTAATGCTATTTGCAATACAGGTATTATATGTGCAAGATGCAGTTCAAGTGGTGTAGCCGTGGAGGGGATTTTGGTTTTAGGTGTTCTTAAAGGAGTGGATTTTAGTTGGGAGTTGTTAGATCTTTGAATTTTATAACTGTGGTTATTCTTCAGCAGCATCTTGTGAATATGTTGAAGCTACATAGGATTGCCTGAGTAATTGCAGAACAATACTTAGAAGATGGACGATGAAGACACAAGTAGATTGATTATAGGACAAGGTCGAGATTTGTGTATACATTTGGCAAATAACATTCAACTTGAAGGAATTCTTCCGTCTGGTCACAGAAGCATGTCAAAAGAtccttttgtttgattttttttgtgccATTCTTGATAAATTTGTGTTATGTACATTGAGTGTAAGCACAACATTGATTTTGTTTAAAGTAATGAAAGATGCAGCATTTTCTACTATCTCTTTGATCCTTGTTCTTTTCGTTATCTTCGTTGTGTGGGGTAATAATGTTTACATTATGTACGACTTGTCAAGAACACTCTATAGGGAGACAAAATTTCAGTCCGCCTATATAGATTTCACTTCCTTTCAAAGAATTAGAGAGTAATTATTAACAATCAAAATCATACTTTGGAGTACATATGCTTTCGGTTGGACAGGAATGAGAACCAGCCAAATCTGTTGGTTTTGGCATGCACGAGAGAAGTTCTACAGGTTTGTATGCACGCGTGAGAGTTTTGATTTTGCTTCTCTTTTCGCAATATGTTTTGGGAGTCAGTCGTCATGCTACTGGAACCGTTTATAGCCAACTTCATAAGCGATTGGTAGAAGTAGTATTTATGATGCTAATTCTCAGAGGCAAACCATAATTTACAAAGCTCGCTATAGGGACATGCTTCAATTATTTGATAACATCTTAAACAGCACAAAGTGCACAACACACTCATAGAACCAAATACATTTTCTATTGTCAATATCTATAACCACATAGCTTTTGGTGCGACCTGAGGCACTCATTACTTCAGCCACCAAATCAGCCATGTGATGCTTATAGTAACATGCCTAGTAAGAAAGTAGGTCTCGAGCCAAGAGCAAGTGCTATGTATACAAGAACAAGAAACCATCAGCTATGATGCATTTCATGATGAGTAGTGACATTAAAAATGCAGCACTATGTCCAATAACTTGGCCAGGAAATATTCCATTCAAGTCGCAAGCTAAGTCAGTTTTTGCAACACCAGAATGAGTAGTGCTCATCTTTGCGATGGGAGCTAACCAGACCCCCACATTGTAAGCAGACAAAGCTGCTTCCATCAGAGAATGCATCAAGCATTATCTGTTTCCTGCCAGTTTCAGATAGTATTGAAGTACCATGCTCATCTACTTCAATTGGTTTATCCACCGTATTATGTTCAGAAGGTTGAGATATGGTAGGGATGGCCTCAGCAATGGCACACTCAGCGAACAAAGAAGCCAGCTCATCTGCAGCCACACTTGCCTGTACTTTGTTTCTGTACAGCTCCTGGGCACGATTAAGGGCTTGAAATACAGCATGCTCACCGCCTTTGGTTCTCATGGCCATCACCACCTGTTGCCTTATTTGATTAGTATAGTACAAGATAAACATGAACAGGCAGAAAAGGCAAAGTTTTCAAGATACTGCTATGTCACTCAAATACGAGAACAGATGCTACTTGAAGTAATCACAATAATTGCATGTATGCTCCTCTAAAATTTACAACCCAGTCAAGAGGTCAATATAACTGCGACAGGCACCATTAGATGAGATTAAGCTAACAGATAAAAGATTACAAGCCTACGCCTTCATTCACCCTCCCCTAAAAATAGTcccccaaaaggaaaaaaagaggaCACATTAAAGGAAAAAGATAACAACTGCACCAACCCATCCCTATTCCATACAGCTCATTTTCCTGGAAAGTGAGTCACCCATAATTATCCGCTTCTACTGTTCCACCAGAACACCaagtttttggaaattttctGAGAAAATGGAACTTTAAAGGTCTGTTTGGTTTTGTTTATTTAGCTGTTTTATCCAGAATTTATCGTTCTTCTTAGCCTGACCAGTGCTTAGTCGCTTAAATCCATAGTAGTTATAAGAAAATGCTGAAATGTTCAAAGGACTGCTAAAGACTAATCAGATTCCTGATGGCCATAGGTGTAATCAGCTAAAACTGATATGAGATGATCGCTTTTACATATCTGACCggattttccataagtaactaCTCCCTTCCTCCCAATTCATGTAgcatactttcctttttagtctgtcacAAAAAGGAAGGATGTCATActtccttttttcccttttgagaaagaacatcatacttccttatttagaaaaaaattaacttaaactTACTcactttacccttaatgaaattgattcattgacacacaaatatctataacttgttttagaccacaagtttcaaaagtctttctttttttcttaaacttggCGCCCAGTCAAACACCACCACATTTATTGGGATGGAGCGAGTAATaatttttagaaagaaaaagattcatttctacatgctgCTTAACTAATAGTTAGAAATGTAATTACATGATACATGCTGCTTAACTAATCCCAAAAGAAAGGACAATACACGCCTCTAATCAGACAAAACCCAGTAAAATGTAGATAAACCATACCGCCTATCAGAGATTTTAGATTTTATACATACCAAGTAGGCCTCAAACATTAGGAGGTTTATGAGACAACTATAACATCACTacagaatctttttttttttttttttttttttttttacagtaaCGCCACTACGAAACCTTTTGATTTCTTAAATCTTAAGACAGTAAACAGATAGTCTAATAAACATTCTTATATTGCCCAGAAAACAGTATGGAAAGGCAGATATGGTACTTCAGTTATATTTGTTTGAAACATCCCAATGACAAACTTATACCGCCAGTAAGCAATGGAATTGATAGGCAATGAGAATTCGCCAATGGCATGGTGACTTAATAGAACTACCTGTATTGGTATATGTTTATCACATTCACCATTGTGCCAATTCAATCAGCTAAACTCAGATAAACTTATCCATCAAGTGTCTAACACATCTAACGATCTATAGATACTCTTAGTGAGTCTTCACTGACAATAATTACAGGATAGCGTATCTTACATTTCATGACAGGTAGGTATAAATCTCTTTCTGACATACTTCAAAATACTCTTGCAACACAACCTTAGTGAGTCTTCACTGACAATAATCACAGGGTAGCGTATCTTACATTTCATGACAGGTAGGTATAAATCTGTTTCTGACATACTTCAATATACTCTAGCAATCACAACTTTATTATGCCATTGCCAATGAGATATAAAAATGTTAGAATGTGTAGTCTAGAATTAGAATGTAACCAACATACACGCAAACTTAAAGCCATGCAATTACGCACGCAAGACATCTATAAAACACAAGGATAAGAATTGTTTGATATTGTCCTATGCATACACTAGCATCAACACAGCGCAAAgtgttatatatattaagtacaTAAAACATATAGAATGGTAAAGCAAGTTACAATAATGAAAGAAGTGCACTCTTCCCAAGACAATTCATATAACCCCTATTCCAAACCCTTGATAAGAGAGTGATCAACTTGATCAGGGATGACTTTTCAAATAGTACCTTGAAAATGAATTTCTAGTTAAATCCAAGTAAATAGCGAACTTATCGTCAGTCTGCTTGAAATTAAACAAGTGTCTGAGAATATTTGGATTGGTGAGTGAGTATTAAAGGACTGATCAGAACTAACTCAGCTTCATtataaaggttttttttttttttttcataaggcAAGATTTATCAGCTACATTATAATGTTAGTTggttaagtattttttttttatgtcaaaATAACCCAATAGTGATTATGATCATGAAAATTAGCATAAAAAGTGAAACTAAAACTGCTGAAAATCGAAACGAAGCAGGCGATTTTGATCCTAGTGTTATTCACATATTTCTTCACTTCCTTGGTGAAATGAAAGCACAAAAGAAAAGATGTTGAGAAAAAAGAAGCTTATATGCATCGATTTAAGCCCAAAAAAGGCTAACATTTACATAAAAGGTCACAGCTCAGTTAATAGGTAAACTAGTAAGATATAGCATTGATGTTCGTTCAGTTAAACgaaaaactgaaaataaaaaagaaattagaaatgAGATAATTACCGCTTGAAGAGCTTGAGAAGGTTGTCCTTGATGGATAAGCTGACGTGCCATGGTAAGCATCCCTCTAACGACGCCGTCCTGGTCTGTAGTTGAATGCATTAATGACGGCGGCGGCGGCGGTTGCGGTGGAGCCGCCGTGGACTCCGCCTCCATCATGTCAGCATCTGTACTGTCCATTGCATTTCAGTCGCACTTGCGACGATCTCTAGATTAGCTATTTATGACTGAAGGGTTAAGAGTATTTGATTTGGAGGTGTTATGAAGATAAGAGAAATGGCGAAGAGACAATTGGAGGGGTTTCTAGCGATTTCTGGAATATTATTTGATTGCCCCTTCCCACCCCTCAGACATTCATCTTTCCTCTTCGGCTCTTTCTTTCATCGTCCCCTTGAGCTTGATTCTTGTCTTATTGGGCCTTTAATCAATGGGCTCTTAATACATTGGCCCACTGTCCAATGACCCACTAATCTatttgtgtgggctgatttacgcgaattcccttttttttaaaggcaAACTTACAAGAATGACTATAGGTTCTTACCATTAGTAACTACCATTTTTGTTATTACATTTCATAGCTACCTTTTTAGTTAATTNNNNNNNNNNNNNNNNNNNNNNNNNNNNNNNNNNNNNNNNNNNNNNNNNNNNNNNNNNNNNNNNNNNNNNNNNNNNNNNNNNNNNNNNNNNNNNNNNNNNAGCTTGAACGTTAATTCGAAACCATTAACATCAATAACAAAGCAAGAGGGTACTTTTTTCCAGCTCTCTAaccataaaacacaacatccgTGGTTGAACTTCACAATGCCGCATGTCGAGGTATTTCCCAAATATAGTCTCGGAAAAGAGTTCAAACTGTCTATCGGTAAGCTTgtccttcaattcttttttaACTTTCGGGTTCAGGTAAGAAGCATATTGTATTGCATGACTGGGAGGATATTGGACAAAGAATTTATCATCCTGTATAATACAagtatttaattaaaaagaagacacaacaaatatatgtatacgaatatCATATGAAACTGAAGAAGAAAATTAGAGTGAACCATACATAACTACAACAAATATGTACGCAAATGATTAAATAACCATGTGTATGTGTCTTTAAAATGAGCCAGTAATTGAATATTAATTGATCAGTTGTTCAAAATACATAACTACCTTCCAAATTTTATGTAAGTGTTCAGATACATCATTCGTTAATGTTTTCAACTcactgttataccccatttaaacgggttaatttagagtacaacatattggagattcctactttgctttattttaaggagtcgccacctaattgattttaaggtgaattagggcacctaattattaactaaggtaaagcctaactaaacctccgttaatggtctgcttaagttcaattctaggtaagggttctaattatcctaaaggaaaggggttaggcatcctctaagatccgttaactacggtttaccggccaaacttaggttaattaattaaggttaaatatagcctttaaatttaagaaaatagcttGTACCTATTACTAAGGtttcaaagaaaatataataatgctatttGAACTAACTTGTagaaaaaatatagtaatttgcAAAAAAGGAGGCTCTTTTAAAATGAGACTTATAAATGCTGTTAAAAACTTTGAATGAGAATAGtaatgctattttaaaaaataggacTTGTAGAGAAATGtaataatttgtataaaagaagattttaaatGCTATTTATAATAACTTATAAAGGACCTCAAataataatgctatttaaaatgaGACTAATAATTTGCGTGAAGGGAGATTTTAGAGTACTATTTGAAattaagtttataaatgttgctaATGGTTTAAAGGGAAGTAAAATGAAGCTATTCAAAATAAGATTTATGAAATATGATAGTTTGCATATAAGTAGAAGAAAATGCGGGTTTATGCAgtgttttaataaatatttgaaacaaaCTAAACGATGAGATATTAATTGACTTTGCAGTTTAGGAACATAGACAAGATGgagttttctttctccttttcattACCTTTTATTAACTATGCTTAATTGagaaaaatgcatgattaaTTCAAACTTGAAGAGTTATTTATGAAATATACTTGAGCTTATATgactttttgaaattttaagataATAAGAATATGACTCCTTTAATTcgaaaatatgaatttatacTATCAATTATTCTAGaagtaaatattataaatactGTAGGTAACTttaatataaaagaagaaactGAAGCTTACGGGACTAATTATTAGTTTCCTTTGGATTAACTACCCTTTATACTAAAACTAATCTACTAATTTTACTAAaattcatctaagtcaagaaaaaaacaaaacaaaatagagGGCTAATCATGCAATGCAAATTAAATACatcaaaaggaaaataaaagggcCAATAGgctaaatgggctcagcccattttttgAGGACTGCTACtgctgtttttttttattgggcttcggcccagaattgattttctttcctttggccgCTGATAGAACTGGACCGAGAGAAAACGACATttcgttgggctttggcccaacatcgaatgcgggagacgagtccctcggactcatACGCGATAGTCAtgcaagaaaatgaaagaaaaggattagtatacgATCAGTGAATAATGTTAAACATATGAAATACAAACTCAAACAAACCAGTAGACTATGTATATACtgtgtatatttaatgtatatctcatatatatacgtTCATAAGGATGTATAGAATAAGATATACTGGTCgtatacaatatatacataatcatcCGACACACTTGTAATGGAAAGTCACACAAGGAACTAACAAGTACAGAATCAACGCAACATTCGTAAAGTTTCCTACAGCATAGTGATGGAGTTTCAATTCAGGTCAGTCttccaaatttattaatatttaatagTTGGACTAATTGTCCAGAATGATAGTGAATGGGCAAAAAAACCTTATACGAAAAATACTGACCCTTACGAACACCCAAACCAGCGCCTTTTAACTCAATTCTATATACGCCTATAAGTCTCGTTTTGAATCTAGAAGTAGCCATACTATACCACCAATACATATTAAAGACAACTAGAAACCAATACAAATCCCACTAAGTttcaaacaatataaaaatatggCATTAACACGGAAATATGATTACATTTGACAGCAGACGTAACAACGAACTCAAGACTGATCCTGGACCATTATTTTATCTTAAGAACCATCTTTAACAAGCATTACCACTTTAAAGGGAAggaatatcacatatcacaggTTTGTAGTTACTCGTACCAGCGTATTGATCAACCATGGACTAAAGGAACATACTTCAGATCAGTTATAAACAGTTACGAGAtatgcttatgatttcattcggTTAATGCACAGAtccaaacaaaggaaaaatgTTGTTTACTTAATCCAAATAGTGAGCATTCTAGACCTTAAATCAGAGGTAATATGCAAGATGAATGATATTCAGACAGCAAGAAATTTGAAACAAAGCTAGCAAAGGAAAACTCGATTCATATGTTTTAAACTAACAAGCATATGGCGACCCACATGTCATGATGCTAATATAGATCCATAATAAAACAAATTCTTACCAGCTCTCTTTATAATACATCAGATCCAAACAAAGGACAGAACCTTATGTTAACCTTTAGTGAGCTTATTATCCATTTAAACGAACCTTTATCCCAAGTTAACTATGTGTAAAGCAACTGACGCAGTAATACATATGACTATCACATATCTGGATCACATGAATCCCTAAAGCCTGAATCTCAGCCTAAACAGAACAGTATTATCTAAACAACGATGAAATCAGAACCAAGGCATGCTAGGGATTGCCCTAAAATTATTAGATGCTAAGCTACCAGCTAAACTATGCAAAGGAACTTGGACAGAGCTTAAAACCTACCAAGTAATATATGTGAGCATGCTTGAAAACTACTAAGCACAACTGAATAAAGATAGCAGGTACGATATGGAGGGTTCAGATCTTGTTTTAAACTGACATTTAAACATATAAGGTCATGCTATATTTTAACATGTCATGTATCATTATTGTCGACATAATCATCCTTGTATGCACTTACATAATTACTAATAAAGCGAGAATTAACTGAATTGAATCAAGGCATAGACAAATAGATACCGTTAAACGGATAAACTGGAAATTAAGCCAAACTAGCATGAATATCCAAGTATTTTTAATTTCGAGCCGAGATTAAACTAACTAAAACGAGGATATTCGTAATGCTATTAAGCTAAGCTAAATCGATATTAACCGACCAAGACCACAAATAGGTATGAACATATAAACACTTATTGAGGTCAATCGATATTAAACTAAATATGGGAGAGTTGTTTACATACTtaactaaactaaactaaattATCCTACATGAACATGCTTAAACACACAAACAGACCAACACAGAAACGGACTCATCtagtgcattaaaataacttaaCTAAAACTAACATGCTTGAATCATGGAACAACACACTAAAATAACACAGAGCAACAAAAAATTCaacagaaataaagaaaggaatggagaattaccttcttcgggtgcagcgaagtgaggCGCGAGCTTTCGATATACCTCGAACACTACCAAACTCGAGCTTGCGTGTACTCGGATTCAAACGAATACCCGATGCAAAAACGAAACAAGATATAGTATTTTAGGGCGATATTCAGAAAATTATCAACTACACTTTCAAAGGGGATTTGAGCAGCTAGAGAACTCTAATTTTAGGGGGTTTCAAACTTGATTTCTGGAGGGATTCCTACGGCTAAAAAAGAACTACGATTGGGAATTCAAGGCGGCTCCCAAAAACCAGACCCTTTCAACTGACTCAAAACCATTATTTATAGCCGGAACAAGGGCGGATCCATGTTCAAGGATGGGGATGCCACGGCACCCCGACCCCTTGGTTGAAActctgtatatgtatgtgtatatgtataagaaaAACACTACATAGCAATTTTGCCACCGGACTaacaaatgaatgaaaagtgCCACCACGGTGTAGCTTAACACGCCACCCGCGCGACCCCGGTTCGAACCTCGCGTGCGGTActtcttttgtctttttttgCTTGCAACACGTTTAACtctattctttttcatttctggtcttttttctttacttcttctTTATTTGCTATTCTTTATTGATCTAAAATTAACTCTTTTTGGCTTTAACTAATTCTTCTTCTTTACTTTCCATTCTTTATTGATCTAAAATtaactcttttttgctttaattAATTCCTCGCTCTACTTCCTCTTTCTTTAAGTATAATCTTTATATACACCCGTTGCGTGCGTATCATATATTAATGAGTACTACATTTTAAAACGTTACATAAATATTAACAAAGATATATTTAAATAGtaatttaaaattctaaaagaacattttaagtttaaaatgatgaatgtTATTGTGTTAAGAGTTTTACAAATTTAGAGGTTACTTTGATCTTTCACCAACGTTCGTGCTAAGTGAAGTCGAGTGGTTTAAGCTACAATTCTTGATTCTTtttgaactatatatatatatgcaagaacACACAAGGGCAATAGAGTATGAATATATTGAGGTAACAAAATTAGATGGTTTACGGTTCAGATTTTTAACGTGGgaaatctttttctttctcatagTTTTAGAGAATACGGCCTCTTAttcctacaaaaaaaaaaaaaaaaattgggccgcTTAGGTATCTTTAATCTCAGAATATCTATCTAAAAGAGGTCTATATA
Coding sequences within it:
- the LOC132033407 gene encoding uncharacterized protein LOC132033407 translates to MDSTDADMMEAESTAAPPQPPPPPSLMHSTTDQDGVVRGMLTMARQLIHQGQPSQALQAVVMAMRTKGGEHAVFQALNRAQELYRNKVQASVAADELASLFAECAIAEAIPTISQPSEHNTVDKPIEVDEHGTSILSETGRKQIMLDAFSDGSSFVCLQCGGLVSSHRKDEHYSFWCCKN